A region from the Clostridium beijerinckii genome encodes:
- a CDS encoding DUF4250 domain-containing protein yields the protein MGMNSKEIIDPNILLSLVNMKLRDQYDSLDILCYDLEMSKENIVSILKTIGYNYNETENQFK from the coding sequence ATGGGAATGAATTCCAAAGAAATTATTGATCCTAATATATTATTAAGCTTGGTAAACATGAAATTAAGAGACCAATATGATTCATTAGATATTCTTTGTTATGATTTAGAAATGTCAAAAGAAAATATTGTAAGTATATTAAAAACTATTGGTTATAATTATAATGAAACAGAAAATCAATTTAAATAA